One Alcaligenes ammonioxydans DNA segment encodes these proteins:
- a CDS encoding tripartite tricarboxylate transporter substrate binding protein — MAGFQVSKRVAAAALLGVVAWGASPLTGRASEVAVAQTAKYPLRPITVIVTFPPGGGTDLLARKLGPRLEKALGQPVIIDNRPGASGNIGARAVAYARADGHTLLMANSSFAINPGVFRNLGFKPKEDFAPIANIGFVPSVIVTGSGSDIQSLQQVLLQQSEPALAYASCGNGTPQHLAGEMLYDLRGAALLHIPYRGCGPALNDVVAGQVPIGIVTLSSAATLIESGHLRALAVTSAQRSPVLPDVPTVAEVSKTGFELDQWHGLLAPSHTPEPIITTLNRVVQKALTDPALQAELLALGYTPQEGNESARPSGFKAMIWNDIDRFGALSSKIGLQVD; from the coding sequence ATGGCGGGTTTTCAGGTGAGCAAGCGGGTGGCAGCGGCCGCCTTGCTGGGGGTGGTGGCGTGGGGCGCAAGCCCCTTGACGGGGCGGGCCAGCGAGGTAGCAGTCGCCCAGACTGCAAAGTATCCCCTCAGACCCATTACCGTGATCGTGACCTTTCCGCCGGGTGGGGGAACCGATTTGCTGGCTCGCAAGTTGGGCCCCCGTCTGGAAAAAGCCCTGGGCCAGCCGGTCATCATCGACAATCGGCCCGGGGCCAGTGGCAATATTGGTGCGCGTGCCGTGGCTTATGCCCGTGCCGATGGGCATACCTTGCTGATGGCCAACAGTTCCTTTGCCATCAATCCAGGTGTGTTCCGCAACCTGGGTTTCAAGCCTAAAGAAGACTTCGCACCCATTGCCAATATAGGCTTTGTGCCCTCCGTCATTGTGACCGGGAGCGGCTCGGATATTCAGAGTCTGCAGCAAGTCCTGCTGCAGCAGTCCGAACCGGCGTTGGCCTATGCGTCATGTGGCAATGGCACCCCGCAGCACCTGGCCGGAGAAATGCTCTACGATCTGCGTGGTGCGGCCTTATTGCATATCCCTTACCGAGGCTGCGGCCCGGCCTTGAACGATGTGGTCGCCGGGCAGGTGCCGATTGGCATCGTCACCTTGTCCAGCGCAGCTACCTTGATCGAATCCGGACATCTGCGCGCTCTGGCGGTCACCTCTGCCCAGCGCAGTCCGGTACTGCCTGATGTGCCGACGGTGGCTGAAGTGAGCAAGACAGGGTTTGAACTGGATCAGTGGCATGGCTTGCTGGCTCCTTCCCACACCCCCGAACCCATCATCACTACGCTGAATCGTGTCGTGCAAAAAGCCTTGACGGACCCCGCCCTGCAGGCGGAATTGCTGGCATTGGGTTATACGCCGCAAGAAGGAAACGAGTCTGCCCGGCCCAGCGGCTTCAAGGCCATGATCTGGAACGATATCGACCGGTTCGGGGCCCTGTCGTCCAAAATAGGCTTGCAGGTGGATTGA
- a CDS encoding GntP family permease encodes MASTLAIVVSLLLLMFFAYRGVTVLLLAPLMAALAVLLSGDSGFLLPIYTSTFMSALSGYVLQFLPIFLLGALFGQLMADSGAAQAIAKWITHKLGHRHAIATIVMVCAVLTYGGVSLFVVAFAIYPIAKDLFRAAGIPKRLIPASIALGSFTFTMTALPGTPAIQNAIPIPYYGTNVFAAPGLGIIGALIMAFGGLWWLQSRARKAIAQGETYGDHGQDKFDASTPDSTEGEKPMPIFLALLPLILVIGVNALFTYGIFPDTNFGFMAERFPQLDPAKITGLWALIIALITAILVLIISRLGHWKNLRESINKGVFGFMLPLFNTASEVGYGAVIASLAGFAIIRDFVLNVAPGNPLISEAVAMTTLAGITGSSSGGLSIALQTLGPDYLAMAQQAGISPELLHRVAVMAAGGLDTLPHCGAIITLLSICKLNHRQSYGNIAMVTMAAPIVALITVITLGTIFGSF; translated from the coding sequence ATGGCCAGTACGCTTGCTATCGTTGTCTCGCTTTTACTGCTGATGTTTTTTGCTTATCGGGGGGTGACGGTTCTGTTGCTGGCTCCCTTGATGGCCGCTTTGGCCGTGCTGCTTTCGGGGGATTCCGGGTTTTTGCTGCCCATCTATACCTCCACCTTCATGAGCGCACTGAGCGGCTATGTGCTGCAGTTCCTGCCCATCTTCTTGCTGGGCGCCCTGTTTGGTCAGTTGATGGCGGACTCCGGAGCGGCGCAGGCCATTGCCAAGTGGATCACCCATAAGCTGGGGCATCGCCACGCGATTGCCACTATTGTGATGGTGTGTGCTGTGCTGACCTATGGCGGCGTGTCCTTGTTTGTCGTGGCCTTTGCTATCTATCCCATTGCCAAGGATCTGTTTCGTGCCGCGGGCATTCCCAAGCGTCTGATTCCCGCCTCCATTGCCCTGGGCTCCTTTACCTTTACCATGACCGCCCTGCCCGGCACGCCCGCCATCCAGAACGCCATACCTATCCCTTACTACGGCACCAACGTGTTTGCAGCGCCCGGACTGGGAATTATTGGTGCCTTGATCATGGCCTTCGGTGGCTTGTGGTGGCTGCAGTCACGGGCTCGCAAGGCCATTGCCCAAGGCGAGACCTACGGGGATCATGGGCAGGATAAGTTCGACGCCAGCACCCCCGATAGCACGGAAGGTGAGAAACCCATGCCCATCTTCCTGGCTTTGCTGCCTTTGATTCTGGTGATCGGCGTCAATGCCCTGTTCACCTATGGCATTTTCCCCGACACAAACTTCGGGTTCATGGCCGAGCGCTTCCCTCAGCTGGACCCGGCCAAAATTACCGGTCTGTGGGCGCTGATTATTGCGTTGATCACGGCCATTCTGGTCTTGATCATCAGCCGTCTGGGGCATTGGAAAAACCTGCGCGAAAGCATCAACAAAGGGGTATTCGGTTTTATGCTGCCCTTGTTCAATACCGCCTCTGAAGTTGGTTACGGTGCGGTCATTGCCAGCCTGGCAGGCTTTGCGATTATTCGGGACTTTGTACTGAACGTGGCACCGGGCAATCCACTGATTTCCGAGGCAGTCGCCATGACCACGCTGGCCGGTATTACCGGCTCATCCTCGGGCGGCTTGAGCATTGCCTTGCAGACCCTGGGCCCGGACTATCTGGCCATGGCTCAACAAGCCGGCATCAGCCCCGAATTGCTGCACCGTGTCGCCGTGATGGCCGCAGGTGGCCTGGACACCCTGCCCCATTGCGGGGCCATCATCACCTTGCTGTCCATCTGCAAGCTGAACCACCGCCAGTCCTACGGCAATATCGCCATGGTGACGATGGCAGCCCCTATTGTGGCGCTGATCACCGTGATTACGCTGGGTACGATTTTTGGCAGCTTTTAA